A genomic window from Cyprinus carpio isolate SPL01 chromosome A2, ASM1834038v1, whole genome shotgun sequence includes:
- the LOC109105774 gene encoding LOW QUALITY PROTEIN: cytochrome b-c1 complex subunit 10 (The sequence of the model RefSeq protein was modified relative to this genomic sequence to represent the inferred CDS: deleted 1 base in 1 codon), with translation MTRHPQFPVLLLWSSSSTHNSDMLGKIIGQKYVSVAKTWAPTLTVWGGVGGVALVYFTDWRLIMDYVPYINGKFKKDD, from the exons ATGACGCGTCATCCGCAGTTTCCTGTGCTTCTGCTCTGGTCGTCCTCCTCGACACACAACTCTGAT ATGTTGGGCAAAATAATCGGACAGAAATACGTATCTGTCGCGAAAACATG GGCTCCCACGCTCACGGTCTGGGGTGGAGTTGGAGGCGTTGCGCTCGTGTACTTCACAGACTGGAGGCTCATCATGGACTACGTTCCCTACATCAACGGAAAGTTCAAGAAGGATGATTAG